A single region of the Thermococcus zilligii AN1 genome encodes:
- a CDS encoding energy-coupling factor ABC transporter ATP-binding protein: MIELKDVHFSYSGREVLRGISLTIGRGEIFGLLGPNGAGKSTLILHLNGILKPKKGKVLVDGLDPAKNPGEVRRKVGIVFQDPNDQLFSPTVFEDVAFGPYNLGLRGEELRRRVIKALELVGMGEYASRDTKELSFGEKKRIAIATVLAMEPEIIAFDEPFANLDFRGKKLMRELILGLKGQGKTVILASHEAEYLSLCDRIALMDWGRIVTVGTPKEILGNPDLLREHNLDVPPLAELFLSLGLPVPGSVEEGKKLLEEWKAGRIRL, translated from the coding sequence GTGATAGAGCTGAAAGACGTTCACTTCTCCTACTCCGGCAGGGAAGTGCTGAGGGGAATCAGCCTCACCATAGGGAGGGGAGAAATCTTTGGACTCCTCGGGCCGAACGGGGCAGGGAAAAGCACCCTGATCCTCCACCTCAACGGCATACTGAAGCCGAAGAAGGGGAAAGTCCTCGTGGACGGCCTCGACCCGGCGAAAAACCCGGGGGAAGTCCGGAGAAAGGTCGGGATAGTTTTCCAGGATCCCAACGACCAGCTCTTCTCGCCGACTGTGTTTGAGGACGTCGCCTTTGGCCCCTACAACCTCGGCCTCCGCGGGGAGGAACTGAGGAGGAGGGTAATAAAAGCGCTGGAGCTGGTGGGGATGGGCGAGTACGCCAGCAGGGACACGAAGGAGCTGAGCTTCGGCGAAAAGAAGAGGATAGCGATAGCAACGGTCTTAGCCATGGAGCCCGAGATCATAGCCTTTGACGAGCCCTTTGCGAACCTGGACTTCAGGGGCAAAAAGCTGATGAGGGAGCTCATCCTCGGGCTGAAGGGCCAGGGAAAGACAGTTATCCTCGCCTCCCACGAGGCCGAATACCTCTCGCTCTGCGACAGGATAGCCCTGATGGACTGGGGGAGGATAGTAACAGTAGGGACTCCCAAAGAGATACTCGGGAACCCCGACCTTCTGAGGGAGCACAACCTCGACGTCCCACCGCTGGCAGAGCTCTTCCTGAGCCTGGGTCTCCCGGTTCCGGGGAGCGTCGAGGAGGGAAAGAAACTGCTGGAAGAGTGGAAAGCGGGAAGAATCAGACTTTGA
- the glmM gene encoding phosphoglucosamine mutase, translated as MGRLFGTFGVRGIANEEITPEFALKMGMAFGTMLKREGRKRPLVVVGGDTRVSGEMLKDAIISGLLGTGCDVIDVGIAPTPAIQWATAHFKADGGAVITASHNPPEYNGIKLLEPNGMGLKKEREAVVEEIFFKGDFDRARWDEIGQVRGEDIIKPYIEAIKSRVDVEAIRKRKPFVVVDTSNGAGSLTLPYLLRELGCKVVSVNAHPDGHFPARNPEPNEENLSEFKEIVRALGADFGVAQDGDADRAVFIDENGRFIQGDKTFALVADAVLREKGGGLLITTVATSNLLDEIAERNNAKVMRTEVGDLIVARALLEHNGTIGGEENGGVIFPDFVLGRDGAMTTAKIVEIFAKSGKRFSELIDGLPKYYQFKTKRHVEGDRKEIVAKVARLAEERGYRTDTTDGTKVIFNDGWVLVRASGTEPIIRVFSEAKSEEKAKEYLELGLELLEEALKV; from the coding sequence ATGGGAAGGCTCTTCGGAACCTTTGGAGTCCGCGGAATAGCGAACGAGGAGATAACGCCCGAATTTGCCCTCAAGATGGGAATGGCCTTCGGGACGATGCTCAAAAGGGAAGGCAGGAAGAGGCCCCTGGTAGTTGTCGGGGGAGACACCAGGGTAAGCGGCGAGATGCTGAAGGACGCTATAATCAGCGGCCTGCTGGGCACAGGCTGTGACGTCATCGACGTTGGCATAGCCCCAACGCCCGCGATACAGTGGGCGACGGCCCACTTCAAAGCCGACGGTGGGGCGGTCATAACCGCGAGCCACAATCCACCAGAATACAACGGCATAAAGCTCCTCGAGCCGAACGGTATGGGGCTGAAGAAGGAAAGGGAGGCTGTTGTAGAGGAAATATTCTTCAAAGGGGACTTCGATAGGGCCAGGTGGGACGAAATAGGCCAGGTCCGCGGGGAGGACATCATAAAGCCCTACATCGAGGCCATAAAGAGCAGGGTTGATGTGGAAGCGATAAGGAAGAGAAAACCTTTCGTCGTTGTCGATACCTCCAACGGCGCCGGCTCGCTCACGCTTCCCTACCTCCTCCGGGAGCTCGGCTGTAAGGTGGTCAGCGTAAACGCTCACCCTGACGGCCACTTCCCGGCGAGAAACCCCGAACCGAACGAGGAGAACCTGAGTGAGTTCAAGGAGATAGTCAGGGCCCTTGGTGCAGACTTTGGCGTTGCCCAGGATGGGGACGCGGATAGGGCGGTCTTCATAGACGAGAACGGCCGCTTTATACAGGGCGATAAGACCTTCGCCCTCGTTGCGGATGCGGTGCTGAGGGAGAAGGGCGGCGGGCTCCTCATCACTACTGTGGCAACCTCCAACCTGCTCGATGAAATAGCGGAGAGGAACAACGCAAAGGTGATGAGGACGGAAGTTGGTGACCTGATAGTCGCGAGGGCCCTGCTCGAGCACAACGGGACCATAGGCGGCGAGGAGAACGGCGGCGTTATCTTCCCCGACTTCGTCCTGGGAAGGGACGGTGCGATGACCACGGCAAAGATAGTCGAGATATTCGCCAAATCTGGCAAGAGGTTCAGCGAGCTTATTGACGGGCTTCCAAAATACTACCAGTTCAAGACGAAGAGGCACGTCGAGGGGGACAGGAAGGAGATTGTGGCAAAGGTTGCAAGGCTGGCTGAGGAGAGGGGCTACAGGACGGACACGACCGATGGTACCAAGGTAATCTTCAACGACGGCTGGGTCCTCGTGAGGGCGAGCGGGACGGAGCCGATAATCAGGGTTTTCAGCGAGGCCAAAAGCGAGGAGAAGGCGAAGGAATACCTGGAGCTGGGGCTTGAGTTGCTGGAGGAGGCCCTCAAAGTCTGA